In a genomic window of Rhododendron vialii isolate Sample 1 chromosome 12a, ASM3025357v1:
- the LOC131310496 gene encoding uncharacterized protein LOC131310496, producing MDGARGAFLSHVGKDPNSLHKIAERSYGDLMNQSRHIQKVLDNFTSKQIANNRLWLKASIDTVRLFAHQGIAFRGRDESASSMNRGNFLETLNYGMSFSEKMVDLIKNAPKNATYTSPIIQKEILHVISTKVQKEIREEIGDAKFYLIVDEARDESMREQMAIVLRFVNKDGFVRERFLGVAHVPDTISITLKNEIYSILFHHSLNIQNIRGQGYDGVSNMRGGWNGLQALVSNDCPYAYYIHCFVHILQLALVAASKEVGVIHCFFAKLPKIVTIADASCKRFEELKLAQASDIEYLLSINELESGSGLNQLSTLQGHADTRWSSHLRSISSMIKLFSATCVVLLKVKVEGNSSQRGEAKWAYEEMTTFEFVFMLHLMKEIMLITDFLWQAL from the coding sequence ATGGACGGAGCCAGGGGTGCTTTTTTGAGTCATGTGGGAAAAGATCCGAACTCTTTGCACAAAATTGCTGAAAGATCATACGGGGATTTGATGAATCAATCGCGACACATACAAAAGGTACTTGATAATTTCACTTCAAAGCAAATTGCAAACAATAGACTATGGTTGAAGGCCTCAATTGATACGGTAAGATTGTTCGCACATCAAGGTATTGCTTTTAGAGGGAGAGATGAAAGTGCTAGTTCAATGAATCGTGGAAATTTTCTCGAAACATTAAATTATGGTATGTCTTTCAGCGAGAAAATGGTTGACTTAATAAAGAATGCTCCCAAGAATGCAACTTACACATCCCcaataatccaaaaagaaaTTCTACATGTTATTTCAACCAAGGTGCAGAAGGAAATTCGGGAAGAAATCGGTGATGcaaaattttatttgattgttGATGAAGCTCGTGATGAGTCAATGAGAGAGCAAATGGCAATTGTTTTAAGATTTGTTAACAAAGATGGTTTTGTGCGAGAACGTTTTCTTGGGGTTGCTCACGTTCCTGACACTATCTCAATAACTTTAAAGAATGAGATTTATTCCATATTGTTTCATCATAGTCTCAATATTCAAAATATTCGAGGACAAGGATATGATGGTGTGAGTAATATGAGGGGTGGGTGGAATGGTTTgcaggctttggtttcgaacgATTGTCCATATGCTTATTATATTCACTgttttgtgcatatattgcaaTTGGCACTAGTGGCAGCATCGAAAGAAGTTGGTGTTATTCATTGTTTCTTCGCAAAATTGCCTAAAATTGTCACTATTGCCGATGCTTCGTGCAAACGTTTtgaggaattgaaattggctCAAGCGAGTGACATTGAATATTTGTTATCCATTAATGAGCTTGAGAGTGGAAGTGGACTTAACCAGCTTAGCACTTTGCAAGGACATGCTGATACTCGTTGGAGTTCTCACTTGAGATCAATTTCTAGCATGATAAAGTTGTTTAGTGCCACATGTGTTGTTTTGCTTAAAGTCAAGGTTGAAGGAAATAGTTCCCAAAGAGGAGAAGCAAAATGGGCGTATGAGGAAATGACCACATTTGAGTTTGTCTTTATGTTGCATTTGATGAAAGAGATTATGTTGATCACAGATTTTCTTTGGCAAGCTTTATAG